One genomic window of Aptenodytes patagonicus chromosome 3, bAptPat1.pri.cur, whole genome shotgun sequence includes the following:
- the COA6 gene encoding cytochrome c oxidase assembly factor 6 homolog, with protein sequence MSAPTMEERKACWGARDEFWQCLDSHGDDASKCEKLRLSFEARCPQQWVKYFNKRRDFLKYKRKLETEGYHPPEAAGKS encoded by the exons ATGTCGGCGCCAACGATGGAGGAGAGGAAGGCGTGCTGGGGGGCCCGGGACGAGTTCTGGCAGTGCCTGGATAGTCACGGGGACGACGCCTCCAAGTGCGAGAAGCTGCGGCTGTCCTTCGAGGCCCGGTGTCCGCAGCAGTGG GTTAAATACTTCAATAAAAgaagagactttttaaaatacaaaagaaagctTGAAACAGAAGGGTATCATCCTCCAGAAGCTGCTGGAAAGTCTTAG